In Oceaniferula marina, the following proteins share a genomic window:
- a CDS encoding AraC family transcriptional regulator produces the protein MSWPSYPERNFERRQKFGFYLSPREDAHPWGLRIHGLGSFTSQIDDIPVAGRVLDVYALVMVRAGGGFLRNADGQEFELYAGDVVAIVPGWWHLYNPNQTSGWTTAWVLFDGPVADSLHTAEELMPGILASGVGELGVQSLGAIVDGMIGMAMNRPDSIELQARLAGELLGLLARVKDWRGHQARGAGRAPMADAIEYVEEHYTETIDFDRLLELSGMSSTHFRRQFKKITGDSPQTYQQRLRIRLAKELLRHSDLSIAEVGLKVGYESPAYFSRVFSKRVGMSASAWSCSGL, from the coding sequence ATGTCTTGGCCGAGTTACCCAGAACGCAACTTCGAGCGACGTCAGAAATTTGGTTTTTATCTGTCGCCAAGGGAAGACGCTCACCCATGGGGCTTGCGAATTCACGGCCTCGGGAGCTTTACCAGTCAAATCGATGATATCCCAGTGGCCGGCAGGGTTCTGGATGTCTATGCACTGGTGATGGTCCGTGCTGGTGGTGGTTTTTTACGCAATGCAGATGGCCAGGAGTTTGAATTGTATGCTGGTGATGTCGTTGCCATTGTTCCCGGGTGGTGGCATCTGTATAACCCAAACCAAACGAGCGGTTGGACTACCGCCTGGGTGTTGTTTGATGGCCCGGTGGCGGACTCCCTTCATACTGCCGAAGAGCTGATGCCTGGGATTCTGGCTTCCGGGGTGGGTGAATTAGGCGTGCAGTCGCTTGGCGCGATTGTCGATGGTATGATTGGGATGGCCATGAACCGTCCCGACTCAATCGAACTCCAAGCTCGTCTGGCTGGAGAGTTGTTAGGTCTTCTGGCGAGGGTCAAAGATTGGAGAGGGCACCAGGCGCGGGGCGCAGGAAGGGCACCGATGGCGGATGCGATCGAATATGTTGAAGAGCATTACACCGAGACCATTGATTTTGACCGACTGCTGGAGCTCTCCGGCATGAGTTCCACCCATTTCCGCCGTCAATTTAAGAAGATTACAGGCGATAGCCCACAGACATACCAACAACGGTTGAGGATTCGCTTGGCGAAAGAGCTCTTGAGGCACTCAGATTTGTCGATTGCCGAAGTAGGGCTGAAGGTTGGCTACGAGAGCCCGGCCTATTTTTCGCGGGTCTTTAGTAAACGGGTCGGAATGTCCGCAAGTGCCTGGAGTTGCTCAGGATTGTAG
- a CDS encoding VOC family protein, producing MIKFLHTRIRVSNPAASIAFYQKIGFELGEQKTSPQGNQLAFLHLPGNDHFLELTYSPDFKVEFPEDLMHTCVGVPDIIAYCDQLENDGIEIWPEQWREKFSAGERKMAFVTDPDGYEVEILQS from the coding sequence ATGATTAAGTTTCTCCACACCCGTATCCGAGTATCCAACCCGGCTGCCAGCATCGCCTTCTATCAAAAAATTGGTTTCGAACTCGGTGAACAAAAAACATCACCGCAAGGAAACCAACTGGCCTTTTTACACTTACCCGGAAACGATCACTTCCTCGAACTCACCTACTCCCCGGACTTTAAAGTCGAGTTCCCCGAGGATCTGATGCACACCTGTGTTGGCGTGCCGGATATCATTGCCTACTGCGACCAGTTGGAAAACGACGGCATCGAAATCTGGCCTGAGCAGTGGCGTGAAAAATTCAGCGCTGGAGAGCGCAAAATGGCCTTTGTCACCGACCCCGATGGCTACGAAGTCGAGATTCTACAATCCTGA
- a CDS encoding ATP-dependent Clp protease ATP-binding subunit, protein MNNFTPRAQQVLALARKEADRFNHNYVGTEHILLGLIKLGQGVAVSVLKNMGLDLETVRIEVEKHVGSGPEQKISGNIPYTPRVKKVLSLSNKEAQQLEHSYVGTEHILLGLLREGDGVAARVLASLEVDINHTRQEILAEIDPNFNPDDIEDEFEEFEDDDEEAPQGGGKGGKSKNPALKAFGRDLTQLAEKDKLDPVIGRESEIERVIQILCRRTKNNPVLIGEAGVGKTAIVEGLAQEITSGNVPEILRGKRVVTLDLALMVAGTKYRGQFEERIKAVMDEIRKAENVILFIDELHTIVGAGSAEGAMDASNIIKPALSRGELQCVGATTLNEYRKFIEKDSALERRFQKVKVDEPSQEDTITILEGLKFKYEEHHKATFTQEAIEAAVKLSSRYLSDRFLPDKAIDIIDEAGSRARIGQMTRPPVVKELEAKIESIQADKVAAINEQNFEQAASMRDAEKQAKSELENIVNTWKAESEETIVEVTEDDIMSVISKWTGVPLQRMEQKEAEKLLKMEEELKSHVIGQDTAVVTISKALRRSRADLKDPRRPIGSFLFLGPTGVGKTYLARNLAEFMFGDPDSLIQIDMSEYMEKFSTSRLIGSPPGYVGYEEGGQLSEAVRRRPYSVVLFDEVEKAHPDVMNLLLQILEEGMVTDSFGRKIDFRNTIIILTSNVGAGSVKRQTSLGFGAMQEDEADFDGMKAKILEEARKQFKPEFLNRLDDTVVFHMLEKKALNVIVDLESAKLIERLKDKGIKLSLDKNARELLMNKGYDPNYGARPMRRAVEKYLEDPLAEALLRADIKEGDTVKVTRRKGAEELTFKPVKPKPKSKTSKSS, encoded by the coding sequence ATGAATAATTTCACACCCAGAGCCCAACAGGTTCTCGCCCTTGCCCGCAAGGAAGCGGACCGATTCAACCACAATTATGTCGGAACCGAGCATATATTGTTAGGACTGATCAAACTTGGTCAGGGGGTTGCGGTCTCCGTTCTAAAGAACATGGGCTTGGATCTGGAAACCGTGCGCATTGAGGTGGAAAAACACGTTGGCTCGGGACCCGAACAAAAAATCTCGGGCAACATCCCCTACACTCCGCGGGTGAAAAAAGTGCTTTCTCTTTCCAATAAGGAAGCCCAACAGCTTGAGCACTCCTATGTGGGAACCGAGCACATTCTCTTGGGACTGCTCCGCGAGGGTGACGGCGTAGCAGCCCGTGTCCTGGCCAGCCTTGAGGTGGACATCAACCACACCCGTCAGGAGATTCTCGCTGAAATCGATCCGAACTTCAACCCGGACGACATCGAGGACGAATTTGAAGAGTTTGAAGATGACGACGAAGAGGCACCCCAGGGAGGCGGCAAGGGAGGAAAAAGTAAAAACCCCGCTCTGAAAGCCTTTGGTCGTGATCTCACCCAGCTTGCGGAAAAAGACAAACTCGATCCCGTCATCGGACGTGAATCGGAAATTGAACGCGTCATCCAAATCCTGTGCCGCCGCACCAAAAATAACCCGGTTCTGATCGGGGAGGCCGGTGTGGGAAAAACAGCTATTGTGGAAGGCCTCGCCCAGGAGATCACCAGCGGCAACGTTCCGGAAATCCTGCGCGGCAAACGCGTGGTCACTCTGGACCTCGCACTGATGGTTGCCGGCACCAAATACCGTGGACAATTTGAAGAACGGATCAAAGCCGTGATGGACGAAATTCGCAAAGCGGAAAACGTCATCCTCTTCATCGATGAATTGCACACCATCGTCGGTGCCGGATCCGCGGAAGGCGCCATGGATGCCTCCAACATCATCAAGCCGGCACTCAGCCGGGGAGAACTCCAATGCGTCGGTGCCACCACCCTGAATGAGTACCGCAAATTCATCGAAAAAGACTCCGCCCTGGAGCGACGCTTCCAAAAAGTCAAAGTGGACGAGCCGTCCCAGGAAGACACCATCACCATCCTGGAGGGGCTCAAATTCAAATATGAAGAGCACCACAAAGCCACCTTTACCCAGGAAGCCATCGAGGCAGCCGTGAAACTATCATCACGCTATCTGTCCGATCGCTTCCTTCCGGACAAAGCCATCGACATCATTGACGAAGCCGGGTCCCGGGCGCGGATCGGGCAAATGACCCGCCCACCGGTCGTCAAGGAGCTGGAGGCCAAAATCGAAAGCATTCAAGCCGACAAAGTGGCCGCAATCAACGAACAGAACTTCGAACAAGCAGCCTCGATGCGCGATGCCGAAAAGCAGGCAAAATCCGAACTCGAAAACATCGTCAATACTTGGAAGGCCGAAAGTGAGGAAACCATCGTGGAAGTCACCGAGGACGACATCATGTCCGTGATCTCCAAGTGGACCGGCGTGCCCCTGCAACGCATGGAGCAAAAAGAAGCCGAAAAATTGCTCAAGATGGAAGAAGAGCTCAAGAGCCACGTCATCGGTCAGGACACAGCCGTGGTCACCATCTCCAAAGCACTGCGCCGCTCGCGCGCCGACCTCAAGGACCCGCGCCGCCCGATTGGCTCGTTCCTCTTCCTCGGACCCACCGGTGTGGGTAAAACCTACTTGGCCCGCAACCTCGCCGAATTCATGTTTGGTGATCCGGATTCTTTAATTCAGATCGACATGTCCGAGTACATGGAGAAATTCTCCACCTCGCGCCTGATCGGATCCCCTCCGGGCTACGTCGGTTATGAAGAAGGTGGCCAACTCTCGGAAGCTGTCCGACGCCGACCATACTCGGTTGTTCTTTTCGACGAAGTGGAGAAAGCCCACCCGGACGTCATGAACCTGCTGCTTCAAATTCTCGAAGAAGGGATGGTGACCGACTCCTTTGGCCGCAAGATCGACTTCCGTAATACCATCATCATCCTCACCTCCAATGTGGGTGCCGGCAGTGTCAAACGTCAGACATCCCTCGGCTTTGGAGCCATGCAGGAAGACGAAGCCGACTTCGATGGCATGAAAGCCAAGATCCTGGAAGAGGCGAGAAAGCAGTTTAAGCCGGAGTTCCTCAACCGTCTGGACGACACCGTCGTATTCCACATGCTGGAGAAAAAGGCGCTCAATGTCATCGTCGACCTCGAAAGCGCGAAACTCATCGAACGATTGAAGGACAAAGGCATCAAGCTCAGCCTCGACAAAAATGCCCGCGAACTGCTCATGAACAAAGGGTACGACCCCAACTACGGAGCCCGCCCGATGCGCCGAGCCGTCGAAAAATACCTCGAAGACCCACTGGCCGAGGCGCTACTCCGCGCCGATATCAAAGAGGGTGACACGGTCAAAGTCACGCGCCGCAAAGGTGCTGAAGAGCTCACGTTCAAACCGGTGAAACCCAAACCGAAAAGCAAAACCAGCAAGTCATCCTAA
- a CDS encoding protein arginine kinase: MMRFSTLMKHPAEWMTGASDDSSIVLTSRIRLARNISDVPFPGWARKPERIEIMTRLRPAVESLTEMRNAFSQQLSELTSVQKQVLVERHLISREQAARNEGSAAVVNRDQTLSVMINEEDHLRLQSIRSGLHLREAYKLITKIDQQLEKSLPYAFDHELGYLTACPTNVGTGLRASAMLHLPGLVISDHIGQVIQAVAKLGLAVRGIFGEGTESLGHLFQISNQSTLGETEDEIINRLERVICKVRDHERNARIKLAEDDPQMLADKIGRAYGLLRHAYVIDSKEALTHLSLIRLGGDMGCFPKEVISLCDTLLMDIEPAHLQHISDKKLTPEQRDIIRAEIIRDRLQNIPTPDIGTLDNQSKQEND, encoded by the coding sequence ATGATGCGATTCTCCACATTGATGAAACATCCGGCCGAATGGATGACCGGCGCCTCAGACGACAGCTCGATCGTCCTGACCAGCCGTATCCGCCTCGCCCGCAACATCTCCGACGTCCCATTCCCCGGATGGGCACGTAAACCTGAGCGCATCGAAATCATGACGCGACTTCGCCCAGCGGTCGAATCACTGACCGAAATGCGCAATGCTTTCTCCCAGCAACTCAGCGAGCTGACGTCCGTACAAAAACAAGTCCTGGTCGAGCGCCACTTGATCAGCCGTGAACAAGCAGCCAGAAACGAAGGCAGCGCTGCCGTTGTCAACCGCGACCAGACACTCAGCGTCATGATCAACGAGGAAGACCACCTGCGTCTGCAATCGATCCGCTCCGGTCTGCATCTGCGTGAAGCCTACAAGCTGATCACCAAAATCGACCAGCAACTGGAAAAAAGCCTGCCCTATGCCTTCGATCATGAACTTGGATACCTGACCGCCTGCCCCACCAATGTCGGCACCGGCCTGCGCGCCTCAGCCATGCTCCACCTCCCCGGTCTGGTCATCAGCGACCACATCGGCCAGGTGATCCAAGCGGTCGCCAAACTTGGCCTGGCCGTCCGCGGCATCTTTGGCGAAGGGACCGAATCCCTCGGTCACTTGTTCCAGATTTCCAATCAATCCACGCTGGGCGAAACCGAGGACGAAATCATCAATCGCCTGGAACGTGTCATTTGCAAAGTGCGCGACCACGAACGCAACGCCCGGATCAAACTCGCAGAAGACGACCCACAGATGCTCGCTGATAAAATCGGCCGAGCCTACGGTCTGCTGCGCCACGCCTACGTGATCGACTCCAAGGAAGCTCTCACCCACCTCTCCCTGATTCGTCTTGGTGGCGACATGGGGTGTTTCCCGAAAGAGGTGATTTCCCTCTGTGACACCTTACTGATGGATATTGAGCCCGCACACCTGCAGCACATCTCCGATAAAAAGCTCACCCCCGAGCAACGTGACATCATTCGGGCAGAAATCATCCGAGACAGGTTGCAAAACATCCCGACACCTGATATAGGTACCCTTGATAATCAATCAAAACAAGAAAACGACTAG
- a CDS encoding UvrB/UvrC motif-containing protein, which yields MQCDYCESKATVFFTQIIDGQTKKSSLCEQCATEQGVTDPEGFLIGHLQPIPQKTAEVVNQPENPVKVSAPPVCPGCGFAFDDLKKTGRLGCSECYQFFREDIKHNLGGMHKGISHKGRVPKGMLEAYEKQQQIEKLHEQMTLAIQDENYEKAAALRDELRQLEQAATPDKQESPAQEA from the coding sequence ATGCAATGCGATTACTGTGAAAGCAAAGCCACTGTGTTCTTCACCCAGATCATTGATGGCCAGACAAAAAAATCATCTCTCTGTGAGCAATGTGCTACTGAGCAAGGGGTTACTGACCCCGAAGGTTTTTTAATCGGCCACTTGCAACCCATTCCCCAAAAAACGGCCGAGGTGGTCAACCAACCGGAAAACCCGGTCAAGGTCAGCGCCCCTCCAGTATGCCCAGGATGTGGATTTGCTTTCGATGACCTCAAAAAAACCGGACGTCTCGGCTGCAGCGAGTGCTACCAGTTTTTCCGTGAGGACATCAAACACAACCTCGGAGGAATGCACAAAGGCATCAGTCATAAAGGCCGGGTGCCCAAAGGCATGCTCGAAGCCTACGAAAAACAACAACAAATCGAAAAACTCCACGAGCAAATGACTCTGGCGATCCAGGATGAAAATTACGAAAAAGCCGCCGCCCTGCGCGATGAACTCCGCCAACTCGAACAAGCGGCTACTCCAGACAAACAAGAAAGCCCGGCTCAGGAAGCCTGA
- a CDS encoding glycoside hydrolase family 97 catalytic domain-containing protein, whose product MLHLPLCANAAPADKALGLHSDGGAWKFYPAKAAVDGRTNVLLIGDSIMNGYRAKVIQSLKQTANVDCWLTPLHLKSPELLPDLKKVSAYRGYDVIHFNIGLHGWPKGRILNKNYPDLLRTYVRTLKQQAPKAQLIWASTTPVHARNTTQLHEEINPTIVTRNQLALKVMKEEGVAVNDLYGSTVQKLQWVRGDRFHWKRPAYDLMAKQIVQTIESTLKQQPGNAAEDPTAHTLHSPGQKAVVNLQLDSGVPHWVVKLNEKTILKPSPLGLVLKDKDFAAFRSVDFVTSEVNNTWKPVWGKASSVQNHYKQAIWTLEENGPKKRRLQIVLRAYDNGVAVRYRLPGSGQAQVLGDRCQFQFGGDFTCWSANGERANHGPVPLSQWKGSQLPLTVKVADDCYASILEAQIDQYAPISMKRLSPTSFQSQMGASSVTLPSDSSWRVVLLGESPGELLVNHTMVNLNPVCKIEDPSWIKPGISMWDWRAWGAKTEDGFTYNLGMESWKRHIDFAAKHQLAYLLLDAGWYGLEFDPKEDPTTSRDHLIIQPHPFKPHLVRKPAPKDWKHPVDVPALIKYAKSKNVGIILYLNDAAQKNHDLDKTLATYQQWGAAGIKYGFMRAKPQAKVLKTRKIVELCAKHQLLCDFHDGPIAPSGDRRTYPNYITREFCHSQSDAMRTFSPQTFCTTVFTNMLAGPLDMCNGLYSIDNAKQVRPKIFAELYSTVTAETARVLITYSAVSLLPDIPEAYEAKADLFEFIAKLPMNWDETRILHGEIGRLITTARRSGDDWFIATCCDEKGATLPIQLDFLKDGVSYDATLYEDGDDAHYKTNREAYKVRKRTVKKGDVIQAKLAPGGGHCIRLTPANR is encoded by the coding sequence ATGCTACACCTACCTTTATGTGCAAACGCCGCCCCTGCAGACAAAGCGCTGGGCTTGCACTCGGATGGTGGAGCCTGGAAATTTTATCCAGCCAAAGCGGCTGTGGATGGGCGCACCAATGTCCTCTTGATCGGAGACTCCATTATGAACGGGTACCGCGCCAAGGTGATTCAATCTCTGAAACAGACAGCCAATGTGGATTGTTGGTTAACTCCCCTGCATTTGAAAAGCCCCGAGCTGCTTCCTGATTTGAAAAAAGTCAGTGCTTATCGAGGCTACGATGTGATTCATTTTAACATCGGATTACATGGATGGCCCAAAGGGCGTATCCTGAATAAGAATTATCCTGATTTACTGAGGACTTATGTCCGAACCTTGAAACAGCAAGCGCCAAAGGCACAGTTGATTTGGGCGAGCACCACTCCGGTTCATGCCCGGAACACGACCCAGCTACACGAGGAAATTAACCCGACGATTGTGACCCGCAATCAGTTGGCACTCAAGGTGATGAAAGAAGAGGGGGTTGCCGTGAATGATTTATATGGCAGTACCGTGCAGAAGCTTCAATGGGTGCGCGGAGATCGGTTTCATTGGAAGAGGCCAGCCTATGATTTGATGGCCAAGCAGATTGTACAAACCATCGAATCGACACTCAAGCAACAGCCTGGCAATGCCGCAGAGGATCCAACAGCGCACACGCTTCATTCTCCTGGCCAAAAGGCCGTGGTTAATCTTCAGTTAGACTCCGGTGTGCCTCACTGGGTGGTTAAGCTCAACGAGAAGACCATTCTCAAGCCCTCGCCCTTGGGTTTGGTTCTGAAAGATAAAGATTTTGCAGCGTTTCGCTCCGTTGATTTTGTGACAAGTGAAGTCAACAATACGTGGAAGCCAGTTTGGGGGAAAGCTTCCAGCGTGCAGAATCACTACAAGCAAGCGATCTGGACCCTCGAGGAAAACGGCCCGAAGAAAAGGCGCCTGCAGATTGTGCTGAGGGCTTATGACAATGGCGTTGCTGTTCGCTATCGCCTGCCGGGCAGTGGACAAGCTCAGGTTCTCGGCGACCGTTGCCAATTTCAGTTTGGTGGCGATTTTACCTGCTGGAGTGCCAATGGTGAACGCGCCAACCATGGCCCTGTTCCGCTGAGTCAATGGAAGGGCTCCCAGCTTCCCCTGACAGTTAAAGTGGCAGATGATTGTTACGCTTCGATTTTAGAAGCTCAGATTGATCAGTATGCGCCCATCAGCATGAAACGTCTGAGCCCTACCTCGTTCCAATCCCAGATGGGAGCATCATCCGTGACTCTTCCCTCGGATAGTTCCTGGCGGGTTGTTCTTCTGGGTGAGTCACCGGGCGAACTATTGGTTAATCACACGATGGTTAATCTCAACCCGGTATGCAAGATCGAGGACCCCTCCTGGATCAAGCCGGGAATCTCGATGTGGGACTGGCGTGCCTGGGGAGCCAAAACCGAGGACGGATTCACCTATAATCTGGGGATGGAGTCCTGGAAGCGCCACATTGATTTTGCTGCCAAACATCAGCTCGCCTACCTCTTGCTCGATGCCGGGTGGTATGGACTGGAATTTGATCCCAAGGAGGATCCCACAACGAGCCGGGATCATTTGATCATTCAGCCGCACCCCTTCAAACCGCATTTGGTGCGTAAACCCGCGCCCAAAGACTGGAAGCATCCAGTCGATGTGCCGGCATTGATCAAATATGCCAAAAGTAAAAATGTCGGTATCATCCTCTACCTGAACGATGCGGCGCAGAAAAATCATGATTTGGACAAAACCTTGGCAACCTATCAGCAATGGGGAGCCGCAGGAATCAAGTACGGATTCATGCGTGCAAAGCCACAGGCAAAGGTTTTGAAAACCAGAAAAATCGTCGAACTCTGCGCCAAGCATCAGTTGCTTTGTGACTTCCACGATGGACCGATCGCACCCTCCGGCGATCGTCGAACCTATCCGAACTACATCACCCGCGAATTTTGTCATTCGCAATCGGATGCCATGCGGACCTTTTCACCGCAGACGTTTTGCACGACGGTTTTTACCAACATGTTAGCCGGACCGCTCGACATGTGCAACGGGCTCTACAGCATCGACAACGCCAAGCAGGTCCGCCCCAAGATTTTTGCTGAACTGTATTCGACGGTCACGGCTGAAACAGCACGGGTGCTGATTACTTATTCTGCTGTTAGTTTGCTGCCTGATATCCCAGAGGCATACGAAGCCAAAGCCGACCTGTTTGAGTTCATCGCCAAGCTTCCGATGAACTGGGATGAAACCAGAATCCTTCATGGTGAGATCGGCCGTTTGATTACGACGGCCCGACGTTCCGGCGACGATTGGTTCATCGCCACCTGCTGCGATGAAAAAGGAGCCACGCTGCCGATTCAACTGGATTTTCTCAAGGATGGCGTCAGCTACGATGCCACCCTCTACGAAGATGGTGACGACGCTCATTACAAAACCAACCGTGAGGCATACAAAGTCCGCAAAAGAACAGTAAAAAAAGGCGATGTCATCCAAGCCAAACTGGCACCAGGTGGCGGCCACTGCATCCGCCTGACGCCTGCGAATCGCTGA
- a CDS encoding tyrosine-type recombinase/integrase: protein MNNKVSVLKSRKKNFPWYVSYPDGGKRKKKYFKKKERKGGADEWAKKKRNELKDMGSRHASITETELQAVINFREAISELPEHAQEVTLVDAVASFVEGLKNRHKSITCQEVTDSLKNKLLTEGKSKGHRDTLGYRLKRFNASYGDWLACDITTEIIDDFLTNLEMAQQTQLHYRRAIGQMFNHAIILKAATSNPVTHALRPKVNAIETGILKPQEVASLLSHADDDTLPGLAISFFAGIRRAEIERLDWSEIDLDERLIEIKAAKAKTAQRRHVPIGDNLASWLIPYKKHKGPVIKSHAIWRKGQQQAREDAKLESWPHNAGRHSFASYHLAHHNDPGKLAMALGHPDPRLLYKHYHKLVTPKTAALYWSITPEEAKNIIKLKTA, encoded by the coding sequence ATGAATAATAAGGTGTCCGTCCTGAAGAGCAGGAAGAAAAACTTCCCGTGGTACGTCTCCTACCCGGACGGTGGTAAACGAAAGAAGAAATACTTCAAGAAGAAGGAGCGCAAGGGTGGTGCCGACGAGTGGGCCAAGAAGAAGCGCAATGAGTTGAAGGACATGGGCAGCCGTCATGCCTCGATCACTGAAACGGAACTCCAGGCGGTCATCAACTTCCGGGAAGCCATCTCAGAGCTTCCTGAGCACGCGCAGGAGGTCACCCTGGTTGATGCCGTGGCCAGTTTCGTAGAGGGATTAAAAAACCGACACAAGTCCATCACCTGCCAAGAAGTCACCGATAGCCTGAAAAACAAGCTCCTCACCGAAGGAAAGAGCAAGGGCCACCGCGACACGCTGGGGTACCGTCTGAAACGCTTCAATGCCTCATACGGAGACTGGCTGGCATGCGACATCACTACGGAGATCATTGATGACTTTCTGACCAATCTCGAAATGGCACAGCAGACCCAGCTTCACTACCGCAGGGCAATAGGACAGATGTTCAATCATGCCATCATCTTGAAAGCGGCAACCTCCAACCCCGTTACCCATGCCCTCAGGCCCAAGGTAAATGCCATAGAGACTGGGATCCTCAAACCACAGGAGGTCGCCAGTTTACTTTCTCACGCAGACGACGATACACTTCCTGGACTGGCAATTTCATTCTTCGCCGGAATTCGCAGAGCTGAGATCGAGCGGCTTGACTGGTCCGAGATCGACCTGGATGAAAGGCTAATCGAAATCAAGGCCGCGAAGGCAAAGACAGCACAACGCAGGCACGTTCCCATCGGGGACAATCTTGCCTCCTGGCTGATACCTTACAAAAAGCACAAAGGCCCCGTCATCAAGAGCCATGCAATCTGGCGCAAGGGTCAGCAGCAGGCTAGAGAAGATGCCAAGTTGGAAAGCTGGCCCCATAATGCGGGTCGGCATTCGTTCGCAAGTTACCACCTTGCGCATCACAATGATCCAGGGAAGCTCGCCATGGCACTGGGACACCCCGACCCCCGACTCCTGTATAAACACTACCACAAGCTGGTCACCCCCAAGACTGCGGCCCTCTACTGGAGCATCACCCCGGAAGAAGCCAAGAACATCATCAAACTCAAAACCGCATGA
- a CDS encoding excisionase family DNA-binding protein, with protein MKDELAKRLKVCTRKVELMVNAGEIPAIKIGTAVRFNWEKVLEALEANQAA; from the coding sequence ATGAAAGATGAATTGGCAAAGCGACTGAAGGTGTGCACGCGTAAGGTTGAACTAATGGTGAACGCCGGAGAAATTCCGGCAATAAAAATTGGTACAGCCGTGCGGTTCAATTGGGAGAAAGTGCTTGAAGCACTGGAAGCCAATCAGGCCGCATAA